The genomic stretch TCCTCAAACGACTGACAAGGACTGAGTAAAAATGTGCAGATGCAAGGCGGCCGAAATCCCGAGGAATAAGGCGTACCGAGAGGTACGTCGTTGGCAGGGATGAGGCCAACGCCGCAGATGCGCGTTTTTCCTCAGCCCCAATAAGAAAGGAGGAAACCATGGCAGGATTTGAATACAAGCCCAGCGTCATCGGATTCTTGTGCACCTGGTGAGCGTACGGGGCTGCGGACCTGTCTGGAGTTTCCAGACAACAATATAGTACCGAAACCAAGATTATCCGGGTCATGTGTACCGGCCGGGTTGACATCTCCTTTGTCCTGCGCGCTTTTTCCAGGGGCGCGGACGGGGTCTTCATCGGCGGCTGCTGGCCGGGCGAATGCCACTACGTGACCGAGGGCAATTATGATGCCCTGTTCAACATGCACCTCTGCCGCAAGCTGCTTCAGCGGATCGGCATCAACCCGCTGCGCCTGCGGCTGGAATGGATCGCCGCCTCGGAAGGGGCCCGCTACGCCGAGGTGATGAACGACTTCGGCAAGCAGCTCAAGGGCTTCGGCCCGCTCGGCAAGGGCGAGGGGATCGAACCCGAGACCCTGAAGCTGAAGCTGGAGGCCCTCAACAAGATGGTTCCCTACATCAAGCTGGTGGAGCGGGAACGGCTGCGAGCACGGTTTGCCACCGAAGAGGAGTACGCCGACTATTTCGCCAGCGAGGATTTTGCGCGGCTGTTCGACCAGCTGCTGGTCGACAAGCTGGCCATCAGCCAGCTGACCCTGCTGCTGCGGCAGAAGCCGCTCAGCAGCGCGGAGATCGCCCGGGCCCTGGACCTGGAGCCGGGTGACGTGTCGCGGCACCTCAAGGAGTCGACCACCCAGGGGCTGGTCCGCTTCGACGCCGAGCAGAAGTGCTTCGCGCTGGCGTGAGGAACCGGCCTAACGCAGAGGCGGAGAGGAAAACGAACCGGAGACGGAGAGATAAACAAGAAGGCGGAGCAAGAAATCAAAGCTGTTTCTCTGCGCCCCTCCGTCTCTGCACCCCAGCGTTGAAAAGGTTCTCAATACCTGTGGTGAACCTGAAAATCATTATTCGCAATGAAGAGGAACTCCATGGATATCGCAACCGTCGATCAGATTATTGACAAGCACCAGAGCGAGGCCGGATCGCTGATCCAGGTGCTGCTGGACATCCAGAGCCAGAACAACTGGCTGCCCAAAGAGGCACTGACTCGGGTCAGTGAGCGGCT from Geothermobacter hydrogeniphilus encodes the following:
- a CDS encoding hydrogenase iron-sulfur subunit, with translation MAGFEYKPSVIGFLCTWUAYGAADLSGVSRQQYSTETKIIRVMCTGRVDISFVLRAFSRGADGVFIGGCWPGECHYVTEGNYDALFNMHLCRKLLQRIGINPLRLRLEWIAASEGARYAEVMNDFGKQLKGFGPLGKGEGIEPETLKLKLEALNKMVPYIKLVERERLRARFATEEEYADYFASEDFARLFDQLLVDKLAISQLTLLLRQKPLSSAEIARALDLEPGDVSRHLKESTTQGLVRFDAEQKCFALA